The Streptomyces aurantiacus genome includes a region encoding these proteins:
- the cimA gene encoding citramalate synthase, which yields MTDATDENRDSSRRGPSRVDDDFHVFDTTLRDGAQREGINLTVADKLAIARHLDDFGVGFIEGGWPGANPRDTEFFARAQQEIDFKHAQLVAFGATRRAGGKADEDPQVKALVASGAPVVTLVAKSHDRHVELALRTTLEENLEMVRDTVSYLRSQGRRVFVDCEHFFDGYRANPQYAKAVVRAASEAGADVVVLCDTNGGMLPAQIQAVVATVLADTGARLGIHAQDDTGCAVANTLAAVDAGATHVQCTANGYGERVGNSNLFPVVAALELKYGKKVLPEGALSEMTRISHAIAEVVNLTPSTHQPYVGVSAFAHKGGLHASAIKVDPALYQHIDPEQVGNTMRMLVSDMAGRASIELKGKELGVDLGGDRELIGRVVDRVKARELKGYTYEAADASFELMLREEVEGRARRYFEVESWRAIVEDRPDGSHANEATVKLFAKGERIVATAEGNGPVNALDRALRVALEKLYPQLAKLELVDYKVRILEGKHGTQSTTRVLISTSDGAGEWSTVGVAENVIAASWQALEDAYTYGLLRAGVEPAE from the coding sequence ATGACGGACGCAACCGACGAGAATCGCGACTCCTCCCGTCGCGGCCCCTCCCGTGTCGACGACGACTTCCACGTCTTCGACACGACGCTGCGCGACGGTGCGCAGCGAGAGGGCATCAACCTCACCGTCGCGGACAAGCTGGCCATCGCACGGCACCTGGACGACTTCGGCGTCGGCTTCATCGAGGGCGGCTGGCCGGGGGCCAATCCGCGCGACACCGAGTTCTTCGCCCGCGCCCAGCAGGAGATCGACTTCAAGCACGCCCAGCTCGTCGCCTTCGGGGCCACACGCAGAGCGGGCGGCAAGGCCGACGAGGACCCGCAGGTCAAGGCGCTGGTCGCGTCCGGCGCGCCCGTCGTCACGCTCGTCGCCAAGTCCCACGACCGCCATGTCGAGCTGGCGCTGCGCACGACCCTCGAAGAGAACCTGGAGATGGTCCGCGACACGGTCTCCTACCTCCGCTCCCAGGGCCGCCGCGTCTTTGTCGACTGCGAGCACTTCTTCGACGGCTACCGGGCGAACCCGCAGTACGCGAAGGCGGTCGTCCGGGCGGCGTCGGAGGCCGGCGCCGACGTGGTGGTGCTGTGCGACACCAACGGCGGCATGCTGCCCGCCCAGATCCAGGCCGTCGTCGCCACCGTCCTCGCCGACACCGGGGCGCGCCTCGGCATCCACGCCCAGGACGACACGGGCTGCGCCGTCGCGAACACCCTCGCCGCCGTGGACGCGGGCGCGACCCACGTCCAGTGCACGGCGAACGGCTACGGCGAGCGCGTCGGCAACTCGAACCTCTTCCCGGTCGTCGCGGCCCTGGAGCTCAAGTACGGCAAGAAGGTCCTTCCCGAGGGCGCGCTCTCCGAGATGACCCGCATCTCGCACGCGATCGCCGAGGTCGTGAACCTCACCCCGTCCACGCACCAGCCGTACGTGGGTGTCTCGGCCTTCGCCCACAAGGGCGGCCTGCACGCGTCGGCCATCAAGGTCGACCCGGCGCTGTACCAGCACATCGACCCCGAGCAGGTCGGCAACACCATGCGGATGCTCGTCTCCGACATGGCGGGCCGCGCCTCCATCGAGCTCAAGGGCAAGGAGCTGGGGGTGGACCTGGGCGGCGACCGCGAGCTGATCGGCCGCGTCGTCGACCGGGTCAAGGCACGCGAGCTCAAGGGCTACACGTACGAGGCCGCGGACGCCTCCTTCGAGCTCATGCTCCGCGAGGAGGTCGAGGGCAGGGCCCGCAGGTACTTCGAGGTCGAGTCCTGGCGTGCCATCGTCGAGGACCGCCCCGACGGCAGCCACGCCAACGAGGCCACGGTGAAGCTCTTCGCCAAGGGCGAGCGGATCGTCGCCACGGCGGAGGGCAACGGTCCCGTCAACGCCCTCGACCGGGCCCTTCGGGTCGCCCTGGAGAAGCTCTACCCGCAGCTCGCCAAGCTGGAGCTGGTGGACTACAAGGTCCGCATCCTGGAGGGCAAGCACGGCACGCAGTCCACGACGCGGGTCCTGATCTCCACGTCCGACGGCGCGGGCGAGTGGTCCACGGTCGGCGTCGCCGAGAACGTGATCGCCGCGTCCTGGCAGGCACTTGAGGACGCCTACACGTACGGGCTCCTGCGGGCCGGGGTCGAACCGGCCGAGTGA
- a CDS encoding TolB family protein, with translation MTTAQRAALGAALIIGLTGVALPASAAPQPAPRTEKASVAPDGADGDGWSTARGLSADGRYLAFVSQADNLVADDTNGESDAFVRDLRTGVTRRVNTTAGGGQSDARVFDLSLSADGRYAAFGSDATDLVPGDTGGRSHVYVKDLRTGAIERIEDGFAPGYDTAGAPVISADGRYVALVASRSELSPEADGDGRVYRVDRRTDTAVRVSEVPDADRRRSVTNLSISADGNRVGYQFFVPFPSRGDWSDIHVRDVPSGKLWQVDKAPDGAVSDGQSEYSSLSADGRYALFRSLDSQLTPGDTNGTQNAFIRDLKTGDLRRIDAADPAEATGSAALSADNRRLTFVASAPAAGDHTNRVYVRDLRTGATELVSADTEGGPNDDEAHSPVIDAHGRRVAFSSSSADLVPADSYDHQHAYVRHLR, from the coding sequence ATGACCACTGCACAGAGGGCCGCGCTCGGCGCTGCCCTGATCATCGGGCTGACCGGCGTCGCGCTGCCCGCGTCCGCCGCGCCGCAGCCCGCGCCGCGCACCGAGAAGGCCAGCGTGGCCCCGGACGGCGCCGACGGGGACGGCTGGTCGACGGCCAGGGGGCTGAGCGCCGACGGACGGTACCTGGCCTTCGTGTCGCAGGCGGACAATCTCGTCGCGGACGACACGAACGGCGAGAGTGACGCCTTCGTGCGGGACCTGCGCACCGGTGTCACCCGGCGGGTGAACACCACGGCGGGCGGCGGCCAGAGCGACGCCCGCGTCTTCGACCTCTCGCTCAGCGCGGACGGCCGCTACGCGGCGTTCGGTTCGGATGCGACCGACCTGGTCCCGGGCGACACGGGCGGCCGCTCGCACGTCTATGTGAAGGACCTCCGCACCGGCGCGATCGAGCGGATCGAGGACGGGTTCGCGCCCGGCTACGACACCGCCGGGGCCCCCGTGATCAGCGCGGACGGCCGCTATGTCGCCCTCGTCGCGAGCCGCTCGGAGCTCTCTCCGGAGGCCGACGGGGACGGCCGGGTCTACCGGGTCGACCGCAGGACGGACACGGCGGTCCGGGTCAGCGAGGTGCCCGACGCCGATCGGCGCAGGTCCGTCACGAACCTGTCCATCAGCGCCGACGGCAACCGGGTCGGCTACCAGTTCTTCGTGCCGTTCCCCTCCCGCGGGGACTGGAGCGACATCCACGTCCGCGACGTACCGAGCGGCAAACTGTGGCAGGTGGACAAGGCGCCGGACGGCGCGGTCTCCGACGGCCAGTCCGAGTACTCGTCCCTCAGCGCGGACGGCCGCTACGCGCTGTTCCGCTCGCTCGACTCCCAGCTGACACCGGGCGACACCAACGGCACCCAGAACGCGTTCATCCGCGATCTCAAGACGGGTGACCTGCGGCGGATCGATGCCGCCGACCCCGCGGAGGCGACCGGCTCCGCCGCGCTCAGCGCCGACAACCGGCGTCTCACCTTCGTCGCGTCGGCACCGGCCGCAGGTGACCACACGAACCGCGTGTACGTACGCGATCTGCGGACCGGCGCCACCGAGCTGGTCAGCGCCGACACCGAGGGCGGACCGAACGACGACGAGGCGCACTCGCCGGTGATCGACGCGCACGGCCGCCGGGTGGCGTTCAGCTCCTCCTCGGCCGACCTGGTGCCCGCAGACAGCTACGACCACCAGCACGCGTACGTCCGCCACCTGCGATGA
- a CDS encoding branched-chain amino acid aminotransferase: protein MTTPTIELKPSSAPLSEADREAILAGPGFGRHFTDHMVTIKWTEGRGWHDGQLVPYGPLALDPATSVLHYAQEIFEGLKAYRQPDGSVATFRPDRNALRFQASARRLAMPELPVETFIEACDVLIRQDSAWVPAHGGEESLYLRPFMIATEVGLGVRPANEYLFLVIASPAGAYFPGGVKPVSIWLSEDRVRAVPGGMGDAKTGGNYAASLLAQAEAAAKGCDQVCYLDAVEHKWVEELGGMNLYFVYGDKIVTPTLTGSILEGVTRDSLLSVARDLGYRSEEARVSSEQWKRDAENGTLTEVFACGTAAVITPVGTVKSNAGEWQQSGGGPGEVTVRLREALLDIQRGVAEDKHGWMHNLG from the coding sequence ATGACGACGCCCACGATCGAGCTCAAGCCCTCCTCGGCCCCGCTGTCCGAAGCGGATCGCGAGGCGATCCTGGCCGGCCCCGGATTCGGCCGCCACTTCACCGACCACATGGTGACGATCAAGTGGACGGAGGGCCGCGGCTGGCACGACGGCCAGCTCGTCCCGTACGGCCCGCTCGCCCTCGACCCCGCGACGAGCGTCCTGCACTACGCGCAGGAGATCTTCGAGGGACTGAAGGCCTACCGGCAGCCCGACGGCTCCGTCGCCACGTTCCGTCCGGACAGGAACGCCCTGCGTTTCCAGGCGTCCGCCCGCCGGCTGGCCATGCCCGAGCTGCCCGTCGAGACCTTCATCGAGGCCTGCGACGTGCTGATCCGGCAGGACAGCGCGTGGGTGCCGGCGCACGGCGGCGAGGAGTCGCTCTACCTGCGCCCGTTCATGATCGCCACCGAGGTCGGTCTGGGCGTGCGGCCCGCGAACGAGTACCTCTTCCTGGTCATCGCCTCTCCCGCGGGCGCCTACTTCCCCGGCGGCGTGAAGCCCGTCTCCATCTGGCTCTCCGAGGACCGGGTGCGCGCCGTCCCCGGCGGCATGGGCGACGCCAAGACCGGCGGCAACTACGCCGCGTCCCTGCTCGCGCAGGCCGAGGCGGCCGCCAAGGGCTGCGACCAGGTCTGCTACCTCGACGCCGTCGAGCACAAGTGGGTCGAGGAACTGGGCGGCATGAACCTGTACTTCGTGTACGGGGACAAGATCGTCACGCCCACCCTCACCGGCTCCATCCTGGAGGGCGTCACCCGCGACTCGCTCCTCTCGGTCGCCCGTGACCTCGGCTACCGGTCCGAGGAGGCCCGCGTCTCCAGCGAGCAGTGGAAGCGGGACGCCGAGAACGGCACGCTCACCGAGGTCTTCGCCTGCGGCACCGCGGCGGTCATCACCCCCGTCGGCACCGTCAAGAGCAACGCGGGGGAGTGGCAGCAGAGCGGTGGCGGACCCGGCGAGGTCACGGTCAGGCTCCGCGAGGCGCTCCTCGACATCCAGCGCGGTGTCGCCGAGGACAAGCACGGCTGGATGCACAACCTGGGCTGA
- a CDS encoding 3-isopropylmalate dehydrogenase: MSRSINLAVIPGDGIGQEVVAQGLKVLSAVLPQDVKLETKDFDFGAQRYHATGETLTDADLDALKKHDAILLGAIGDPSVPSGVLERGFLLKLRFAFDHHVNLRPSKLLPGVATPLAGQPEIDFVVVREGTEGPYTGNGGTIRKGTPHEVATEVSVNTAFGVERVVRDAFARAQARPRKKLTLVHKNNVLTFAGHLWTNVFNKVAEEFPEVTTDYIHVDAATIYLVTDPARFDVIVTDNLFGDIITDLAAAVSGGIGVAASGNINPSGEFPSMFEPVHGSAPDIAGQGKADPSATVLSVALLLRHLGFEAEAARIEDAVSVDLAERGTTARTTEEIGDALAARVSG, from the coding sequence ATGTCTCGCAGCATCAATCTCGCAGTGATCCCCGGTGACGGCATCGGTCAGGAAGTCGTGGCCCAAGGCCTGAAGGTCCTCTCGGCCGTCCTCCCGCAGGATGTGAAGCTGGAGACCAAGGACTTCGACTTCGGTGCCCAGCGCTACCACGCGACCGGTGAGACCCTCACCGACGCCGACCTGGACGCCCTGAAGAAGCACGACGCCATCCTGCTCGGCGCGATCGGTGACCCGTCGGTCCCGTCCGGCGTCCTGGAGCGCGGTTTCCTGCTCAAGCTCCGCTTCGCCTTCGACCACCACGTCAACCTGCGCCCGTCGAAGCTCCTGCCGGGTGTCGCCACCCCCCTCGCGGGCCAGCCGGAGATCGACTTCGTCGTCGTCCGCGAGGGCACCGAGGGCCCGTACACCGGCAACGGCGGCACCATCCGCAAGGGCACCCCGCACGAGGTCGCCACCGAGGTCTCCGTGAACACGGCCTTCGGTGTCGAGCGCGTGGTCCGGGACGCCTTCGCCCGCGCGCAGGCCCGCCCCCGCAAGAAGCTCACGCTGGTCCACAAGAACAACGTGCTGACCTTCGCGGGTCACCTGTGGACGAACGTCTTCAACAAGGTGGCCGAGGAGTTCCCCGAGGTCACCACGGACTACATCCACGTGGACGCCGCGACGATCTACCTCGTCACGGACCCCGCCCGCTTCGACGTGATCGTCACCGACAACCTCTTCGGCGACATCATCACCGACCTCGCCGCGGCCGTCTCCGGCGGCATCGGTGTCGCCGCGTCCGGCAACATCAACCCGAGCGGCGAGTTCCCGTCGATGTTCGAGCCGGTGCACGGCTCGGCCCCGGACATCGCCGGCCAGGGCAAGGCCGACCCCAGCGCCACCGTCCTGTCCGTCGCCCTCCTGCTGCGTCACCTCGGCTTCGAGGCCGAGGCCGCCCGCATCGAGGACGCCGTCTCCGTCGACCTCGCGGAGCGCGGCACCACGGCCCGCACGACCGAGGAGATCGGCGACGCGCTCGCCGCCCGAGTATCCGGCTGA
- a CDS encoding purple acid phosphatase family protein: protein MTAPSWGTPPGPPVPDVGIPPRLARRMSMAEQYEYLRTKFSRRRALVGAGAVAGGLLTGCSGPGSGTDTASRTASPLSASPSPAERVDGAVVTPFGRHLAFGADPKTQMRISWQVPLAVRKPYVRVGLRPTELSRKIDAEVRGLHTPGLEGIRLALDQYYLHAALDGLRPGTTYYYGVGHEGFDPASRERRSTVGSFTTAPARAERFVFTAFGDQGVTPDALANDKLILGREPAFHLHAGDICYADVTGHGKESDVYDPSAWDLFLKQTETVAKTVPWMVTTGNHDMEAWYSPNGYGGQSARFSLPDNGFDAKNAPGVYSFTYGNVGIVALDANDVSYEIPANKGYSDGRQTAWLDKRLGELRKEVDFVVVFFHHCAYSTSTHASDGGVRDAWLPLFTKHQVDLVINGHNHVYERTDAIKNGEVGRPVPVGASTDPTRDGIVYVTAGGAGKSLYSFPSGVKDSYEGKAADRESVETYHWTRSRDQNPDTVEWSRVRYTGYSFLSVEAEAGPAPRLKVSALAESGRRIDHFEVRRGA from the coding sequence ATGACCGCGCCTTCCTGGGGGACGCCCCCCGGACCCCCCGTCCCCGACGTCGGCATTCCGCCGCGTCTCGCACGCCGGATGAGCATGGCGGAGCAGTACGAGTACCTGCGGACGAAGTTCTCCCGCCGCCGCGCCCTGGTGGGTGCGGGCGCGGTGGCCGGCGGGCTGCTGACCGGCTGTTCCGGCCCGGGTTCCGGTACGGACACGGCGAGCCGGACGGCCTCGCCCCTGTCGGCCTCCCCCTCTCCCGCCGAGCGGGTGGACGGAGCGGTCGTCACGCCCTTCGGCCGTCATCTCGCCTTCGGCGCGGACCCGAAGACCCAGATGCGGATCTCCTGGCAGGTGCCGCTCGCGGTCAGGAAGCCGTACGTGCGGGTGGGGCTGCGGCCCACGGAGCTGAGCCGGAAGATCGACGCCGAGGTCCGCGGCCTGCACACGCCCGGCCTCGAAGGCATACGGCTCGCCCTCGACCAGTACTACCTGCACGCGGCGCTCGACGGCCTGCGGCCCGGGACGACGTACTACTACGGCGTCGGTCACGAGGGGTTCGACCCGGCGTCCAGGGAACGGCGTTCCACGGTCGGCTCGTTCACCACGGCCCCGGCCCGCGCGGAGAGGTTCGTGTTCACGGCGTTCGGCGACCAGGGCGTCACGCCCGACGCGCTCGCCAACGACAAGCTCATCCTCGGCCGGGAACCGGCCTTCCACCTGCACGCGGGCGACATCTGCTACGCGGACGTGACGGGTCATGGCAAGGAGTCGGACGTCTACGACCCCTCTGCCTGGGACCTGTTCCTCAAGCAGACGGAGACGGTGGCGAAGACGGTTCCGTGGATGGTGACGACCGGCAACCACGACATGGAGGCGTGGTACTCGCCGAACGGGTACGGCGGACAGTCGGCGCGCTTCTCGCTCCCGGACAACGGCTTCGACGCGAAGAACGCCCCGGGCGTCTACTCCTTCACCTACGGCAACGTCGGGATCGTGGCCCTGGACGCGAACGACGTGTCGTACGAGATTCCCGCCAACAAGGGCTACTCGGACGGCCGGCAGACGGCGTGGCTCGACAAGCGGCTCGGCGAACTGCGCAAGGAGGTGGACTTCGTGGTCGTCTTCTTCCACCACTGCGCCTACTCGACGTCGACGCACGCCTCGGACGGCGGCGTGCGGGACGCGTGGCTGCCGCTGTTCACCAAGCACCAGGTGGACCTGGTGATCAACGGCCACAACCACGTGTACGAGCGGACCGACGCCATCAAGAACGGCGAAGTGGGCAGGCCGGTGCCGGTCGGCGCTTCGACCGACCCGACACGGGACGGGATCGTGTACGTCACGGCCGGCGGCGCGGGCAAGAGTCTGTACAGCTTCCCCTCGGGGGTGAAGGACAGCTACGAGGGGAAGGCCGCCGACCGGGAGTCCGTGGAGACCTACCACTGGACCAGGTCGCGCGACCAGAACCCGGACACCGTGGAGTGGTCACGGGTGCGGTACACCGGCTACTCGTTCCTCTCCGTGGAGGCGGAGGCGGGCCCGGCTCCCCGGCTCAAGGTGTCGGCGCTCGCCGAGAGCGGCAGGCGCATCGACCACTTCGAGGTGCGGCGCGGGGCGTGA